In Kiloniellales bacterium, a single genomic region encodes these proteins:
- a CDS encoding type II secretion system F family protein: MIEDLLAGPQNPEDLLLLMIPLGGVVLLLLAFAVGGSKEKQLNQRVQQIKGGRQPKDASAPTRKVNVKKSTADSDIQALDKLIKNALPQRELLRKRLAAAGIEAPLGRYLGICFAIGVAAALACIASGLVPPLGALFIGIVAGVAVPHVVVGAMAKRRQNKFVDAFPDAIDLMVRGLKSGLPISESIKTAGQEVPDPVGEELRRVTDAVRMGTKLEEALWETAERLNLQEFKFFTVSLSIQAETGGNLSESLGNLSSVLRGRRQLKMKIKAMSSEAKASAYIIGSLPFVVGSLIYVVNNSYVMKLFIDSRGNVMLAVGALMFMIGGGVMYKMVKFEI, translated from the coding sequence ATGATCGAGGACCTGCTCGCCGGTCCGCAGAACCCGGAGGATCTGCTTCTCCTGATGATTCCCCTCGGGGGGGTCGTCCTTCTGCTGTTGGCTTTCGCGGTCGGCGGCTCGAAAGAGAAGCAGCTGAACCAGCGGGTCCAGCAGATCAAGGGCGGGCGGCAACCCAAGGACGCGTCGGCCCCGACCAGGAAGGTCAACGTCAAGAAATCCACGGCCGACAGTGATATCCAGGCCTTGGACAAGCTGATCAAGAACGCGCTGCCGCAGCGCGAACTCCTGCGCAAACGCCTGGCCGCGGCGGGGATCGAAGCGCCGCTCGGACGCTACCTGGGTATCTGTTTCGCGATCGGAGTCGCGGCCGCACTCGCCTGCATCGCGTCGGGGCTGGTGCCGCCCCTGGGCGCCCTCTTCATCGGTATCGTGGCGGGCGTGGCGGTGCCGCATGTGGTCGTCGGCGCGATGGCGAAGCGCCGTCAGAACAAGTTCGTGGACGCTTTTCCCGACGCCATCGACCTCATGGTGCGCGGCCTCAAATCCGGCCTGCCGATCAGCGAGTCGATCAAGACGGCCGGTCAGGAAGTGCCCGACCCGGTCGGCGAGGAGCTGCGCCGGGTGACCGATGCTGTCCGGATGGGTACCAAGCTGGAGGAGGCGCTCTGGGAAACCGCGGAGCGGCTTAACCTGCAGGAGTTCAAATTCTTCACCGTGAGCCTGTCGATCCAGGCGGAGACCGGCGGCAACCTGTCGGAGTCCCTCGGCAACCTCTCCTCGGTCCTGCGCGGCCGCCGGCAGCTCAAGATGAAGATCAAGGCCATGTCTTCCGAGGCGAAGGCCTCCGCCTACATCATCGGCTCCCTGCCGTTCGTCGTCGGCTCCCTCATCTACGTGGTCAACAATTCCTACGTCATGAAGCTGTTCATTGACAGCCGTGGCAACGTGATGCTGGCGGTCGGGGCCCTCATGTTCATGATCGGCGGCGGCGTCATGTACAAGATGGTGAAGTTCGAGATATGA
- the fghA gene encoding S-formylglutathione hydrolase, with product METKSENRCFEGVQGFYSHDSRCCNGTMGFSVFQPPAALAGRKVPVVTYLSGLTCTEENFTIKAGAQRVASELGLLVVAPDTSPRGQDIPGEGDAYDFGTGAGFYLDATEAPWSKAYRMYSYVTDELPGVLAEAFPAADLSRQGIMGHSMGGHGALTIHLKHPETYSSVSAFAPVGAPMRCPWGEKAFTGYLGPDREAWKAYDATELIRTRPSKAKILIDQGAADDFLETQLKPDLLVEACEDAGQHCELRMQPGYDHSYYFIATFIEDHLRHHAASLGA from the coding sequence ATGGAAACGAAATCCGAGAACCGCTGTTTCGAGGGTGTCCAGGGCTTCTACAGCCACGACTCCCGCTGCTGCAACGGCACCATGGGCTTCTCCGTGTTCCAGCCGCCGGCCGCTCTGGCGGGCCGGAAGGTGCCTGTGGTCACCTACCTCTCCGGCCTGACCTGCACCGAGGAAAACTTCACGATCAAGGCGGGCGCGCAGCGGGTGGCGAGCGAGCTCGGCCTGCTCGTCGTGGCGCCGGACACCTCGCCGCGTGGCCAGGACATTCCCGGAGAGGGCGACGCTTACGATTTCGGCACCGGCGCCGGCTTTTATCTGGATGCGACCGAGGCCCCCTGGTCCAAAGCCTACAGAATGTACAGCTATGTCACCGACGAGCTGCCGGGAGTCCTGGCGGAAGCCTTCCCCGCCGCCGACCTGAGCCGGCAGGGAATCATGGGGCATTCCATGGGCGGCCACGGCGCCCTGACCATCCACCTGAAGCACCCGGAGACCTACAGCTCGGTCTCGGCCTTCGCCCCGGTCGGCGCGCCCATGCGCTGCCCCTGGGGCGAGAAGGCCTTCACCGGCTACCTGGGTCCCGACCGCGAGGCCTGGAAAGCCTACGACGCCACGGAGCTGATCCGTACCCGTCCGTCAAAGGCCAAGATCCTGATCGACCAGGGCGCGGCCGACGACTTCCTGGAGACCCAGCTCAAGCCCGACCTTCTGGTCGAGGCCTGCGAGGACGCAGGGCAGCACTGCGAGCTCCGGATGCAGCCGGGCTACGATCACAGCTACTACTTCATCGCGACCTTTATCGAGGACCACCTGCGCCACCACGCGGCGTCTCTCGGCGCCTGA
- the metZ gene encoding O-succinylhomoserine sulfhydrylase has product MKPNRQAGAASDKAAPRPWRRQTALVRGALSRSPFGETAEAIYTTSGYVYQTAEEAEAAFKGEQARYIYSRYGNPTVSVFETRLKELEGAEACRATASGMAAVFASLMCQLNAGDRVVAARALFGSCHYIIAEILPRFGIETVLVDGTDLRAWERALAPGARCVFLESPSNPTLEIIDLAAVAGLAHSAGAKVIVDNVFATPVLQRPLDFGADIVVYSTTKHIDGQGRCLGGAILCDQAFVDDHLLGFYRHTGPSMSPFNAWVMLKGLETLQLRVAQHCANARRLAGFLAGQKAARRVLYPGSESHPQAALAARQMEDGGSLIAFELGGGKERAFRFLNALRLIDISNNLGDAKSLITHPATTTHQRLKPEERAEQGIGDGLIRLSVGLEDVADIEEDLAQALAA; this is encoded by the coding sequence ATGAAACCGAATCGTCAGGCCGGCGCGGCGAGCGACAAGGCGGCGCCTCGGCCCTGGCGCCGCCAGACCGCCCTGGTCCGCGGCGCCCTCAGCCGCAGCCCGTTCGGCGAAACCGCCGAGGCCATCTACACGACCTCCGGCTACGTTTACCAGACGGCCGAGGAAGCCGAGGCCGCCTTCAAGGGCGAGCAAGCCCGCTACATCTACTCCCGCTACGGCAACCCGACCGTCTCGGTCTTCGAGACGCGCCTGAAGGAACTCGAGGGCGCCGAAGCGTGCCGGGCGACCGCCAGCGGCATGGCGGCGGTCTTCGCTTCGCTGATGTGTCAACTGAACGCCGGTGACCGGGTCGTCGCAGCCCGGGCGCTCTTCGGGTCCTGCCACTACATCATCGCTGAAATTCTACCGCGCTTCGGGATCGAGACCGTGCTGGTCGACGGAACCGACCTCCGGGCCTGGGAACGGGCCCTGGCGCCCGGCGCCCGCTGCGTCTTCCTGGAATCGCCGTCCAACCCGACCTTGGAGATCATCGACCTCGCCGCCGTCGCCGGATTGGCGCACAGTGCCGGAGCGAAGGTGATCGTCGACAACGTCTTCGCCACGCCGGTCCTGCAACGCCCCTTGGACTTCGGCGCCGATATCGTCGTCTACTCGACGACCAAGCACATCGACGGGCAAGGCCGCTGCCTCGGCGGCGCGATCCTCTGCGACCAGGCCTTTGTCGACGACCACCTGCTCGGCTTCTACCGCCATACCGGTCCTTCGATGAGCCCGTTCAACGCCTGGGTCATGCTCAAGGGCCTGGAGACGCTTCAGCTTCGCGTCGCCCAGCACTGCGCCAACGCGCGCCGGCTCGCCGGGTTCCTGGCGGGTCAGAAAGCCGCCCGGCGGGTGCTCTATCCCGGCTCCGAGAGCCACCCCCAAGCCGCGCTCGCCGCCCGCCAGATGGAGGACGGCGGCTCGCTGATCGCTTTCGAGCTGGGAGGCGGGAAGGAACGGGCCTTCCGGTTCCTCAACGCGCTCCGGCTGATCGACATCTCGAACAATCTGGGAGACGCCAAGTCATTGATCACCCATCCGGCCACCACGACCCATCAGAGGCTGAAACCGGAGGAGCGCGCGGAGCAGGGAATCGGCGACGGGCTGATCCGACTTTCGGTCGGTCTGGAAGACGTGGCAGACATCGAGGAGGACCTCGCCCAGGCGCTGGCCGCTTGA
- the msrA gene encoding peptide-methionine (S)-S-oxide reductase MsrA, protein MPRPSIPALRITALVLIIVYLVSGPAPKAAAENLEVATFAGGCFWCVESDFDTVPGVVGTLSGYTGGILIDPTYRQVTAGGTGHYEAVQISFDPQQVSYAELLEIFWRSVDPTDGGGQFCDRGESYRTAIFANSPEQKKLAEASRQRLEESGILDRPIVTPIESAGPFYPAEDYHQDYYQKNPFRYRLYRGRCGRDSRVQAVWGEEAHRGIAKHQ, encoded by the coding sequence ATGCCCCGACCTTCGATCCCGGCGCTTCGGATCACGGCACTCGTCCTGATCATCGTCTATCTCGTTTCGGGCCCGGCCCCGAAGGCCGCCGCCGAGAACCTGGAAGTGGCGACCTTCGCCGGCGGGTGCTTCTGGTGCGTGGAGTCCGATTTCGACACGGTGCCGGGCGTCGTCGGCACGCTGTCCGGTTACACCGGCGGCATTCTGATCGATCCGACCTACCGGCAGGTTACGGCGGGCGGCACCGGTCACTACGAAGCGGTCCAGATCAGCTTCGACCCGCAGCAGGTCAGCTACGCCGAACTTCTGGAGATCTTCTGGCGCAGCGTCGACCCGACCGACGGCGGCGGCCAGTTCTGCGATCGCGGCGAGAGCTACCGCACCGCCATCTTCGCCAATTCGCCGGAGCAGAAGAAGTTGGCCGAGGCCTCCAGGCAGCGCTTGGAGGAGAGCGGTATCCTCGACCGGCCTATCGTGACGCCGATAGAGAGCGCCGGCCCCTTCTATCCGGCCGAGGACTACCACCAGGACTACTATCAGAAGAATCCCTTCCGATATCGCCTCTACCGCGGGCGCTGCGGGCGAGATTCGCGGGTCCAGGCGGTCTGGGGCGAGGAGGCCCACCGGGGCATCGCGAAGCACCAGTAA
- a CDS encoding FkbM family methyltransferase yields the protein MIEVQHTLAETIEFEGQLDVVDIGARAGRGGSPYRKLLDAGLARVVGFEPDPEALEQLRAQSGPRERYLPYAVFDGKTRQFRVCQAPGMSSLLEPNSELLRYFHGFPEWARVRERVDVETVRLDDVSEIEGMDYLKIDVQGAELEIFRHGIEKLSDCLIVHTEVEFLPMYVGQPLFSEVELFLRGLGFRFHRFAPLVSRMIQPLQAGQDLYAGLSQIFWADAVFVRDFTKLESMELPQLKKMALALHEIYGSYDLALRCLMACDARSGTDYAPAYAKTLS from the coding sequence ATGATTGAGGTCCAACACACGCTCGCCGAGACCATAGAGTTCGAGGGACAGCTCGACGTCGTCGATATCGGCGCTCGTGCCGGACGCGGCGGCAGTCCCTACCGAAAGCTTCTTGATGCGGGCCTCGCCAGGGTCGTCGGCTTCGAGCCGGACCCCGAGGCCCTCGAGCAATTGAGGGCGCAGAGCGGGCCCCGGGAACGCTATCTCCCCTACGCCGTGTTCGACGGCAAGACTCGCCAGTTCCGGGTCTGCCAAGCGCCCGGCATGTCTTCTCTGCTCGAGCCGAACAGCGAGCTGCTGCGATACTTCCATGGTTTTCCGGAATGGGCCCGGGTTCGGGAGCGCGTCGACGTCGAAACCGTGCGTCTCGACGATGTCAGCGAGATCGAGGGGATGGACTATCTCAAGATCGACGTCCAGGGCGCCGAGCTCGAGATTTTTCGCCACGGCATCGAGAAGCTATCGGACTGCCTGATCGTTCATACCGAGGTCGAGTTCCTGCCGATGTATGTCGGCCAGCCGCTGTTCTCCGAGGTGGAGTTGTTTCTCCGCGGTCTCGGGTTCAGGTTTCATCGTTTTGCGCCTCTGGTCAGCCGCATGATCCAGCCTCTGCAGGCGGGGCAAGACCTCTACGCCGGTCTCAGCCAGATTTTTTGGGCCGACGCCGTTTTCGTGCGTGATTTCACCAAGCTGGAGAGCATGGAACTGCCGCAGCTGAAGAAAATGGCCCTCGCTCTTCACGAGATCTACGGTTCCTACGACCTCGCTCTGCGCTGCCTCATGGCCTGCGATGCCAGATCGGGCACGGACTACGCGCCCGCGTATGCGAAGACCTTGTCGTGA
- a CDS encoding rhodanese-like domain-containing protein, whose protein sequence is MAQDGYAGDVGPAEAWKILQSEPDAVLIDVRTDAEWAYVGLPNLRPLNRALHCIPWQLFPTMALNPHFVEQVAGNGVTPGQTVLLICRSGIRSRHAAIALTQAGFSRCLNVADGFEGPCDAAGHRGQTAGWKATGLPWSQQ, encoded by the coding sequence ATGGCACAAGACGGGTATGCAGGCGATGTCGGTCCGGCCGAGGCCTGGAAGATACTGCAAAGCGAGCCCGACGCCGTCCTGATCGATGTCAGGACCGACGCCGAGTGGGCCTATGTGGGCCTGCCCAACCTTCGCCCCCTGAACCGGGCGCTGCACTGTATTCCCTGGCAGCTGTTCCCGACCATGGCGCTCAATCCGCACTTCGTCGAGCAGGTCGCCGGAAACGGCGTCACGCCCGGGCAAACGGTGCTTCTGATCTGCCGCTCGGGCATCCGCTCGCGCCACGCGGCGATCGCCCTGACCCAGGCGGGCTTCAGCCGTTGCCTCAACGTCGCCGACGGGTTCGAGGGACCCTGCGACGCCGCGGGCCACCGCGGGCAGACGGCGGGCTGGAAGGCCACCGGCCTGCCCTGGTCCCAGCAGTGA
- a CDS encoding type II secretion system F family protein: MNILEYLPEGTAIEDVIVLLAAITAFVSTFAVWSALLHRDQAAKRAAMLAQQREALRKGLLAPRRSQEKKQAPEVMKQVVDRLQLARSERTEKMKLSLAQAGWRSPDAMTRYLFAKFVLPFGMGAAALFLTYGANFGNMSGSGNMLATMAMVVLGFFLPEIVIKNATTKRYKAVQKSMPDALDLMVICAEAGLSLDATLSRVADEIENAAPEASDEFSLTSIELGFLPERQDALKNLALRCDLTAVRGMVNTLLQSEKYGTPLAHSLRVLSQESRDERMLKAEEKAARLPALMTVPMIIFILPPLFIVLLGPAVLDVMDNFTGVF, translated from the coding sequence ATGAACATCCTGGAGTATCTGCCGGAGGGAACGGCGATCGAGGATGTTATCGTCCTGCTCGCCGCGATCACCGCCTTTGTGAGTACCTTCGCCGTCTGGTCGGCGCTGCTCCACCGGGACCAGGCGGCCAAGCGCGCCGCCATGCTTGCCCAGCAGCGCGAGGCCTTGCGCAAGGGTCTGCTGGCGCCGCGCCGTTCGCAGGAAAAGAAGCAGGCGCCGGAGGTCATGAAGCAGGTGGTCGACCGCCTGCAGCTGGCCCGCTCGGAGCGGACCGAGAAGATGAAGCTGAGTCTGGCTCAGGCCGGATGGCGGTCGCCCGACGCCATGACCCGCTATCTCTTCGCCAAGTTCGTGTTGCCGTTCGGCATGGGCGCCGCCGCGCTCTTCCTGACCTATGGCGCCAATTTCGGCAACATGAGCGGTAGCGGCAACATGCTCGCCACCATGGCGATGGTGGTCCTCGGGTTCTTTCTCCCCGAGATCGTCATCAAGAACGCGACGACCAAGCGCTACAAGGCCGTCCAGAAGTCCATGCCCGATGCGCTGGACCTCATGGTGATTTGCGCCGAGGCGGGTCTCAGCCTGGACGCGACGCTCTCTCGGGTCGCCGATGAGATCGAGAACGCGGCGCCCGAGGCGTCCGACGAGTTCAGCCTGACAAGCATCGAGCTCGGCTTCCTGCCGGAGCGCCAAGACGCGCTGAAGAACCTCGCTCTGCGCTGCGACCTGACGGCTGTGCGCGGCATGGTCAACACGCTGCTTCAGTCGGAAAAATACGGCACGCCGCTCGCGCACTCCCTGCGCGTGCTGTCCCAGGAATCCCGTGACGAGCGCATGTTGAAGGCGGAGGAAAAGGCGGCTCGCCTGCCCGCCCTGATGACCGTCCCGATGATCATCTTCATCCTGCCGCCGCTCTTCATCGTGCTGCTGGGGCCGGCGGTGCTCGACGTGATGGACAACTTCACCGGGGTCTTCTAG
- a CDS encoding benzoate/H(+) symporter BenE family transporter, producing MPTLRQLWRDFGAVYAVNGFIALVFSASGPVAIVLAVGSAGGLSEADLASWIFGCFFFNGLITLAFCLLYRQPLAFFWTIPGTVLVGPALDHLSFAEVIGAFYATGLLMIVLGLSGWVRRTMEAVPMPIVMAMVAGVFLQFGLDLVLAFRDGFWIAAPMTGLFLLLSALPALGRRLPPLIGALLAGIGAVALSGGLAPGADTLWSFAQPTLHRPAFSWQAMIELVVPLAITVLVVQNGQGFAVLSAAGHKPPMNAIASACGLGAVASAVVGAAPTCLTGPSNAILTATGEKERHYIGGLVLGLLALLLGLLSPLFTGLMLATPGAFIATLAGLAMLRVLQAAFTTAFQGRFSLSALITFLVTVSGISIFNIGAPFWGLVFGFAAALMLERGEFKRRDEAP from the coding sequence TTGCCGACACTGCGTCAGCTGTGGCGTGATTTCGGCGCGGTCTACGCGGTCAACGGATTCATCGCGCTGGTCTTTTCGGCCTCGGGGCCGGTCGCCATCGTGCTCGCCGTGGGTTCTGCCGGCGGCTTGAGCGAGGCCGACCTGGCCTCCTGGATCTTCGGCTGCTTCTTCTTCAACGGCCTGATCACCCTCGCCTTCTGCCTGCTCTACCGGCAGCCTCTGGCCTTCTTCTGGACCATCCCCGGGACCGTGCTGGTCGGTCCGGCCCTGGATCATCTGAGCTTCGCCGAGGTGATCGGCGCGTTCTACGCCACAGGCCTCTTGATGATCGTCCTCGGCCTGAGCGGCTGGGTTCGGCGCACCATGGAAGCGGTGCCCATGCCCATCGTCATGGCCATGGTCGCGGGCGTCTTCCTGCAGTTCGGTCTCGATCTGGTCTTGGCCTTCCGGGACGGCTTCTGGATCGCAGCACCGATGACTGGCCTGTTCCTGCTGCTCTCGGCGCTGCCGGCGCTTGGGCGCCGGCTGCCGCCCTTGATCGGCGCGCTGCTGGCCGGGATCGGCGCGGTAGCGCTTTCCGGTGGTCTCGCCCCCGGGGCGGATACGCTGTGGTCCTTCGCCCAGCCCACGCTTCACCGGCCCGCCTTTTCCTGGCAGGCCATGATCGAGCTGGTCGTGCCGCTGGCGATCACCGTGCTGGTGGTTCAGAACGGCCAGGGCTTCGCCGTGCTGAGCGCGGCCGGACACAAGCCGCCGATGAACGCGATCGCCAGCGCGTGCGGCCTCGGGGCAGTCGCCTCGGCCGTGGTCGGCGCGGCGCCGACCTGCCTGACCGGCCCTTCCAACGCCATTCTGACCGCCACGGGTGAGAAGGAACGCCATTACATCGGAGGGCTCGTCCTGGGACTGCTGGCCCTGCTGCTCGGTCTCCTTTCGCCGCTGTTCACCGGCCTGATGCTGGCCACCCCGGGGGCCTTCATCGCCACCCTGGCCGGCCTCGCCATGTTGCGAGTGCTTCAGGCCGCCTTCACGACCGCGTTCCAGGGCCGCTTCTCGCTCAGTGCTCTCATCACCTTCCTGGTCACCGTATCCGGCATCTCCATCTTCAACATCGGCGCACCTTTCTGGGGTCTCGTCTTCGGCTTCGCGGCCGCTTTGATGCTGGAGCGGGGCGAGTTCAAGCGCCGCGACGAAGCGCCCTAA
- a CDS encoding cytochrome c family protein, which produces MRLLQLLVLPLAIAGTSVTMTGLALAGDAAKGEKIYRKCKACHALEAGKNKIGPTMHGVFGRTAGAVEGFKYSKAMKESGIVWDETTIAAYLADPKGYIPKNRMAFAGLKKEKDRDDLIAYLKEASQ; this is translated from the coding sequence ATGAGACTGTTGCAACTCTTGGTCTTGCCTTTGGCGATCGCGGGAACTTCCGTGACCATGACCGGCCTCGCTCTGGCGGGCGACGCCGCGAAGGGCGAGAAGATCTACAGGAAGTGCAAGGCCTGTCATGCCTTGGAGGCCGGCAAGAACAAGATCGGCCCGACGATGCACGGGGTTTTCGGCCGGACCGCCGGGGCCGTGGAAGGCTTCAAGTATTCTAAGGCGATGAAGGAGTCGGGGATCGTCTGGGACGAGACCACGATTGCCGCCTACCTCGCCGATCCGAAGGGATACATCCCCAAGAACCGGATGGCGTTCGCCGGCCTAAAGAAGGAAAAGGACCGCGACGACCTTATCGCGTACCTGAAAGAGGCCTCTCAGTAA
- a CDS encoding CpaF family protein has product MAGQTLRAEAGKKQGSDLGPYLERMKPRLLEAFEGENVGSLARPELALRIGQIVTDDLGAEAEKFNLLERRTLVSNLIDWLTRCSPVAPAGGGRSAGGRNAAATPRPQKAEASSVAEQRRANPAYNSAVEAAKERIQPLVMERLDLAAASQLPREELSSQVGEIVSELLAEEQLRLNGQEHTAVVDLLLDDMLGLGPLEPLLADEGINDIMVNGAHQVYVERKGKLELTDVRFRDDPHVLNICRRIVSQVGRRIDETTPLCDARLKDGSRVNIIIPPLAIDGPSISIRKFAKKGITLDVMAKQGNISPEMCTVLKIAARARLNILISGGTGSGKTTLLNACSQMIDQGERIVTIEDAAELQLQQPHVVRLETRPANLEGSGEIDMRDLVKNSLRMRPDRIILGEVRGAEAVDLLQAMNTGHDGSLGTIHANRPREALTRLENMVGLAGINLPSKAVRTQIAAAVDMIVQVQRQRDGMRRITYISEIVGMEGDIITTQDLFTFQFEGEGEDGSVKGSFKSSGLRPNFTPNAAYFGLDKRLMEAMG; this is encoded by the coding sequence ATGGCCGGACAAACGCTCCGAGCCGAAGCCGGAAAGAAGCAGGGCTCGGATCTCGGACCCTATCTCGAGAGGATGAAGCCGCGGCTGCTGGAAGCCTTCGAGGGGGAGAACGTCGGTTCACTCGCGCGCCCGGAGCTGGCGCTGCGCATCGGTCAGATCGTCACCGACGACCTCGGGGCCGAGGCCGAGAAGTTCAACCTGCTCGAGCGCAGGACGTTGGTCTCCAACCTTATCGATTGGCTGACCCGTTGCAGCCCGGTGGCGCCGGCGGGCGGCGGCCGCTCGGCGGGCGGGCGTAACGCGGCGGCGACCCCGCGTCCGCAGAAGGCCGAAGCCAGCTCGGTCGCCGAGCAGCGGCGTGCCAATCCGGCCTACAACTCCGCGGTGGAGGCCGCGAAGGAGCGGATCCAGCCTCTGGTCATGGAGCGCCTGGATCTGGCGGCCGCCTCCCAGCTGCCGCGCGAGGAACTCTCCTCCCAGGTCGGCGAGATCGTCTCCGAGCTGCTCGCGGAAGAGCAGCTCCGCCTGAACGGCCAGGAGCACACGGCGGTCGTCGACCTTCTGCTCGACGACATGCTGGGCCTCGGTCCGCTGGAACCGCTGTTGGCCGACGAGGGCATCAACGACATCATGGTCAACGGCGCCCATCAGGTCTACGTCGAGCGCAAGGGCAAGCTCGAGCTGACCGACGTCCGTTTCCGCGACGACCCGCATGTGCTCAACATCTGCCGCCGGATCGTCTCGCAGGTCGGCCGCCGGATCGACGAAACAACGCCGCTCTGCGACGCCCGTCTCAAGGACGGCAGCCGGGTCAACATCATCATTCCGCCGCTGGCGATCGACGGTCCCTCGATCTCAATCCGGAAGTTCGCCAAGAAGGGCATCACGCTCGACGTCATGGCCAAACAGGGCAACATCTCGCCCGAGATGTGCACGGTCCTGAAGATCGCTGCCCGCGCCCGGCTCAACATCCTGATCTCCGGCGGCACGGGATCGGGCAAGACCACCCTTCTGAACGCCTGCTCGCAGATGATCGACCAGGGCGAGCGCATCGTGACCATCGAGGACGCCGCGGAGCTCCAGCTCCAGCAGCCCCACGTCGTGCGCCTGGAAACCCGGCCGGCCAACCTGGAGGGCTCGGGCGAGATCGACATGCGCGACCTGGTCAAGAACTCGCTGCGTATGCGCCCCGACCGCATCATCCTCGGCGAGGTGCGCGGCGCCGAGGCTGTCGACCTCCTGCAGGCCATGAACACGGGCCACGACGGCTCGCTCGGCACGATCCACGCCAACCGACCCCGCGAGGCGCTGACCCGCCTCGAGAACATGGTCGGCTTGGCCGGCATCAACCTGCCCAGCAAGGCGGTGCGCACCCAGATCGCCGCCGCGGTCGACATGATCGTCCAGGTCCAGCGCCAGCGCGACGGTATGCGGCGGATCACCTACATCTCCGAGATCGTCGGCATGGAAGGCGACATCATCACCACCCAGGACCTCTTCACCTTCCAGTTCGAGGGCGAGGGCGAAGACGGGTCCGTCAAGGGCAGCTTCAAGTCTTCGGGCCTGCGGCCGAACTTCACGCCCAACGCCGCCTACTTCGGCCTCGACAAGCGTCTCATGGAGGCCATGGGATGA
- a CDS encoding fatty acid desaturase, which yields MDEAFADPSTIDKKALKRLSARSDGKGLVQLGLHLLALGATATLLGLAWGGPWTLPALLAHGIVLIFLFAPLHECIHRTAFKTRVLNDILAWVCGALIVLPPAYFRAFHFAHHRFTQDTERDPELQRVMPSSWPSYLWVVSGLPYWRERITTSLTHALTGRVDAPFVPRQQAAGIVLEARILWLVYGAVAALSVASGSLVAVIYWILPALAGQPFLRMYLLAEHGGCPHVPDMLRNSRTTHSNAAVRALAWNMPYHTAHHAFPAVPFHALPAAHDVIRDAVAVRSASYTGYQRELIAGFGR from the coding sequence ATGGACGAGGCCTTCGCCGACCCGTCAACGATAGACAAGAAGGCGCTGAAGCGACTTTCCGCGCGATCCGATGGTAAAGGCCTGGTTCAGCTTGGCCTACATCTCTTGGCGCTGGGCGCCACCGCGACCCTTCTCGGCCTGGCCTGGGGCGGTCCCTGGACGCTGCCCGCCCTGCTCGCCCACGGCATCGTGCTGATCTTCCTCTTCGCGCCGCTGCACGAGTGCATTCACCGCACCGCTTTCAAGACCCGGGTGCTTAACGATATCCTCGCCTGGGTCTGCGGCGCCCTGATCGTTCTGCCGCCGGCCTATTTTCGCGCCTTCCATTTCGCCCACCACCGCTTCACCCAGGACACGGAGCGGGACCCGGAGCTGCAGCGTGTCATGCCTTCGTCGTGGCCATCCTATCTCTGGGTGGTCTCCGGCCTGCCCTATTGGCGGGAACGGATCACGACCAGCCTGACCCACGCGCTTACCGGGCGGGTTGACGCGCCCTTCGTACCCCGCCAGCAAGCAGCCGGCATCGTCCTGGAGGCGCGTATTCTATGGCTGGTCTACGGGGCCGTCGCGGCGCTCTCCGTCGCCTCGGGCAGCCTGGTCGCCGTGATCTACTGGATCCTACCGGCGCTCGCGGGTCAGCCCTTCCTGCGCATGTACCTTCTGGCCGAGCACGGCGGCTGCCCTCACGTTCCCGACATGCTGCGGAATTCCCGCACGACGCACAGCAACGCCGCAGTGCGGGCGCTGGCCTGGAACATGCCCTACCACACCGCGCACCACGCGTTTCCCGCGGTCCCGTTCCACGCCCTGCCAGCGGCCCATGACGTCATAAGGGACGCTGTGGCGGTGCGTTCCGCCAGTTACACCGGCTACCAGCGGGAACTCATCGCCGGCTTCGGCCGCTGA